The nucleotide sequence ATATTTTTCTCCTCCTCATTAATAAGCTCCCCTGCAAGGTACGCTATCCATGTTTCAATATGCCACTTGGGTATAATGTAGGCTATCGGCTCTGCTTCGTCTCTCGGTGGCAAAAGTTTTGCTGCCAACTCAGTCCTGACCTGCTCAACAGAGAACTCATCAGCATCCTGAATCACCAACAGGATCGTCGCGGCATGTCGAGATCGGCACGCTTTGGCTTCTTCAGAAAATTTTTCCAGCACAAATTTTTTACCTGATCCCTTACCACCTGGATAAGGAACCACTCTGATTGTACGAGGTTTTACCCCCCACCCCTTTTTCAGGAAACGGGTTACAAATATTTCATGGGCCCTGTCTTCACAGAGAATAATAATTTGCGATGCCTTACTCATTTTCCCATCCCCGAGCCATTACCTCAGCCGGAGGCAGATCGGCTACTTGAGGAAACTGATCAACAACAACATGCGCCCCTTCCTGACGAGAGAACCAAAGCTCTGTTCCCCGTGCCATCTTGTTGATAATTTCAGGATGATGAGAGGTGATGAGAGCCTGTTTGTCGTGTTCATCACAGATATCGTTAAGATTTTCAAGCCAAGGCTGAATTTCGCGTATAGAAATAAAGTTGTCCGGCTCATCAATCAGCACGGTCGAAAAAATTCCGGCCCGCAGAGCCTCCAAAATCGTGTAGAGAACAATCAACTGTCGCTGCCCGTCAGAAATATTTGAGAAGGAGAACTCATAGTCCTTACCTTCAATGCGGAATGTTGCTGTTAATTTTCGTGATTCACCCGCCTCTCTAAGGCTCAACTGTTCAAACCCAGGGAGAACGTCCTCTAAAAGTTCTTTTGCCTTATAACTGACAGCGGGTTCTTCCTGCAGGAGATGGCGATACCACTGGGAAAAATTTTCAGTATGTTTAGAAAGGTTACGCGACTCAGCAACAGCTGCGTCCTGTACAAGTAAGGGAACAGGATGAATCAGCAGAATCTTCTCCAATTCCTCTCTAAACATGATTAATGGTTTATTATCATCACGTTGAGCAACTGTAGGGATGACTGATCGTTCCCAATTCGCCGGAAAAACAGCACCCTCTTCCGGTTTTTCTGTCTTCCAGTTGATACGATAGAGATGTGCCTCCTGCCCCTCGAACAAGAAAAAGGGAGAACCGTTCCAGATGAGTTGTTCTCGTTTAATACGCTGCTTCTCTTCATGATCGGCATATTCAATCGTCAAGCTGTACTTATATACCTCATTGTTTACTTTCAGAGAAAATGCTATGCTCTGCTCACGCCTTGTATTCCAGGTTGTCAGGCTGTTTCTGTTGAAGATATCGTTCACATGCTCGCCTCGCATCAATCGTTGAACGCTGCGTAATGCATCCAGCACAGAAGTTTTGCCCGACCCATTCTCTCCAAGCCAGAGTTGAAATTCCCCTGGTTTGATTCGAAAATTTGTCAAAGAACGAAAGTTGTCAATATAGATTTCTGTTATCATAGATATATTTACTTTGTTATTTTCTGATGTCAGGTTGATTAAGTTCGTGCCGAACCTCTGTAGAACAGCATCTTTTTCAAAGCCGCCCGTTAATCTCCCCGGCCAACTCCTCCGGCGTTTTCCCCTCTGTATCCAGAACCAGATCCGAACCCGCCCGATAGAGCGGCTCCCGTTCCTCCAGGATGGCAGAGACCTCCTGAGCCGGGTTTTCCCAACCTTCCTGCTTGTCCAAGGCAGGGCGTTGCTCGGCCGTCTTCTGATCCAAGGCCAGCCGGGCCAGGGTCGTGGCGAGATCCGTGCGCAGCCAGACCACAAAGGCATCTCGGCGCAGCTCTTCCCACGCATCTTGGTGCAGAATAGCTCCACCGCCGGTGGCGATGATGGTTTCCTGCCAGGAAGACAGTTCCTTGAGCAGGGTTCGCTCCTGTCCACGAAAATATGGCCATCCCTGTTGGCTGACGGCATCTGCAATAGAGCAGCCCATACGCTGGTAGAGCTCCTGATCCGTGTCAAGAAAGCGAAAACCGGTTAAGCGGGCCAGGGCCTGACCCACAGCGGTCTTGCCCGTGGCCCGAAACCCGGTCAGGACGATGCGCTCAGGAAGTCCTTGCTGCTCCCCTGCGCCCTTCTTTCTCGCCAACCCATCCCCTGACCTGCTTTTTTTTGTTGCCCTACCTTGCACCTTATTCACAAACTCCTTATGTTTTGAGGTTGATTTTTCCCTTTTCCTCCTGCCGCAGGTACTGTATGACATACGGCATAAATTTTCATCCCTCAATGATATCCCATGAAAAAAACTATGACCTTGCTCCCTGATCGAAAAGCGGGGGCAAACAAGACCGCTGCGGAGAAGTTCCTTGGTTGCGGATAATCTTTTTGCCCTGATTGGCCAGCTCCATTTCCCTTCCCTGATCATCGGCATGGGCCTGACCGCCCTGGCTATGCTGTCTCTGTTGTTGCTGGTCTGGAACCGACTCCAGCGCGAGAACCTCCTGCTTTCCCTGCAACTGGAGCAGACCGGCGAGGATGCCCGCCGCTTTGAACAGGAGGCGGAAGAACTGCGGCGGGAGCGGGAGAGCCTGCGGCAGCAGAAGGAAGAGGCGGAGCGGGATAATATCGGCCTGGAGGCCTTTCTTCACGAGACCCGGGCCATTGCCGGTGAGCGCCAGCAATTCCTCGCCCAAAGCAAGCAGCAGCTGGCAGAGGATTTTTACAATCTCTCCCGCAAGGTCATGGCCGAGCAGGGGAGGGTCCTGCAGGAGCAGCATGCCGGGGGACTGGAACATCTCCTCTCACCGGTGCGCAATCAGTTGGATGCCTTTCGTCAGAAGGTGGAGGATGTCTACGAGCGGGAATCCCGCGATCGCCTCTCTCTGAGCAAGGAGGTGGAACATCTCAGGCTGTTGAACGAGCGGCTCAGTCAGGAGGCGGTGGAGTTGACCCGGGCCTTGCAGGGGACCAATAAATTGCAGGGGCAATGGGGGGAGATGGTCCTGGAGCGGCTCCTGGAGGAATCGGGTCTCCGACCGGGCAGCGAGTTTGCCACCCAGGTCTCGCTGCGGGATGAGCAGGGGCGTCTCAAACAGCCGGACGTGATCGTTTATCTTCCTGAAAAAAGGGCCGTGATCATTGATGCCAAGATGTCCCTGAACAGCTATGTGGCAGCAGGTCGGAGCGATGATGAACAGGAGCGGGAGCAGCATCTGGGCAATCATATCAATTCCATTCAACAGCATGTCAAGGGCCTGAGCAAAAAGCAGTACCACGATCTCCCGGAGCTCACCACCCTGGATTTTGTCCTCCTCTTTATCCCGGTGGAAGGGGCCTTTCAGGCAGCGGTGAGCAGGAAACCGGAGCTGCTCACCCAGGCCCTTCGGCGGCGGGTGATGATTGCCTCGCCCTCAACCCTGCTGGCCATCCTCCGCACCATCCATCATATCTGGCGGATGGATGAGCAGAACCGCAACAGCCTGATCATTGCCCAGGAGGCAGGCAAGCTCTATGATAAGTTTGTTGGTTTCACCGAGGCCTTTAGCGAGGTCGGAACCCGCCTGGATCAGGCCCACCAGAGCTGGCAATTAGCAGAAAAACGTTTGAGCACAGGCAAAGGTAATCTCATAGACCGGGCTGAGGCCCTGCGACAGCTCGGGGTGCAGCCGAGCAAGGATCTGGCAAAGGAACGATGATGCAAAAGAAAGGAATGACCGCCCGTGGCCTGGCCCTGGAGACCCTGGTGCAATGGACAGGCAGCGGCAAGCCGGTGCAAGGCTTTATCAATAGGATTATTCATGACTCGGGCCTGAAGAATGAGGAGCGTCAGCTGGCCGTGATGCTGGTGCTGGCCGTGTTGCGGGAGCAGGAATATCTTGATCTGCTTATCAGCAGCTTTTCCAAGACCAAGTTGCGCAAAATGAAGCCGCTGACCTTGGCTGCCCTGCGGATTGGGGTGGTGCAGATCTGCCGCCTGGAGCGTATCCCGGATTCAGCTGCGGTGAATGAGACGGTCAAGGCCCTGAAAAAGATGCGTCAGCCTGGCTGGCTCTGTAGTTTTGTCAACGGGACCCTGCGTAATATCGCACGAAGCAAGGAGAGCCTGCCAAGCCCGGAAGAGGCAGGCCCAGGAGGGACGCCGGTGCTCAATCATCCGGTCTGGCTGACCGAGCGTTGGCAGGAGCATTTTGGTCGGGAGCAGATGCAGGCGATCTGCCGGGTGAATAATACGGAACCGGCACTCTGTCTTCAGGTCAATCAGGTGCGAACAGATCAAGAGACCCTGGCTGAGCAATTTTCAGAGCAGGGGATACGAACCGAGCCGGGCAGCTTTGCTCTGGACAGTCTGATCCTCCAGGAGCAGCGGGGGGCAGTGACCGACTTACCCGGTTTTACTGAGGGCCTCTTTCAGGTCCAGGATCAGGCAGCGCGCCTGGCCTGTGAGCTTTTGAGACCCTTCAAGGAGCAAGGGCGGTACCTGGACGGCTGTGCAGGTTTAGGTGGCAAGACCTGCATCCTTGCCGCGCTGCTTCCTCAGGATGCCTCGCTTGTTGCGGTGGAGCCGGATCAGCGGCGCTCCCGCCTCTTGCAGGAGAATCTTCAGCGCCAGGGCCTGAGCGAGAAGGTAGAAACCGTGCAGCAGGGGTTGCAGGGCTTTGCTGCTGACGATGATCGCCTTTTTGACGGCATCTTTATTGATGCCCCCTGTTCCGGCACCGGGATCATTCGCAAGCATCCTGACATCCGCTGGAACCGGCAGCCTGAAGACCTTGTCAGCTCTCAGAAAACCCAGCTTGCATTATTGCAAACAGCGGCTACCTTGATTAAACCTGGTGGGGTACTCGTCTATGCCACCTGCTCCCTGGAGCCGGAGGAAAATCAGCAGGTGGTGGAGCAGTTTCTCACTACCAACCCTGCCTTTGCACTGACTGATTGCCGGGATTTTCTGCCTGCCTCAGCTGCTTCCCTGGTGGATGCGCAGGGCTTTTTTGCACCGCTGCCCACAGAGGAGATTGAGGGGTTCTTTGCAGCACGGTTAGTGCGGAGTGCATTATAATGACAAGGAAAATAGCCATAGCTCCTGAATCCATGACTCATCACTATCTATTGGTAGCTGTTTTTTTCGTTTTTTCGTTGTTAACAATTTCATTTTATGGGCATTTATTAAGATCTCTGATAAAGGAGAACTGGGTATATTCCGTATTTTTTTGGGGTTGCTATGGGCTGGTATTTGTTTTCACCCATAAATTATATTCGAGGTTTAGCCTCTTGTTTAAATACATTTTCATAGCAATTCTTATGCTGCTTTTTGGCATCCCGTTTCTTGTTAAAGCATATTTATAACGGAATGTTGCGAGAATCAGAGTGTTAACAGAGGTAAAACGTATGTTAATCGTCACTCATTTTGCAGTACCATTTTACTCGTACTATCTCACAGATCCCTTCCTGAAAAAGTACAAAGACAAGAAAGAGCTTTTCTTGTATTCCTGCGTCATTGGCCTGGCGGGTCTGACACCTGATATTTTTCGCGCCCATTTAACCCTACAGTCCAGATATAACGCATTTTCTCACACAGCCTTCGCACCGATGATTGCCCTCTTAGTCACTATGCTCGCTGTGTTTTTTGTGGGGATACCAAAGCGATTTCTCTTCTGGATTCCACTGGGGGTGACAACTCATCTCCTTTTGGACGCAGTATCAGGGGGGATCAGGTTGTTTCCTTCAGGAGAGATCATTGGCGACAGCATGATTAAATTTTCTTTCTGGGGATTTTTTGAGATATTTTTCTTCTCCCTGCTTATTATTACGTATAAACATGATATAAGAAAATTCGTCAAAAAAGCAGAAACCTATAATTAGGCTATGAGCTTATTCCTGTCAGGAGCGCTTTGGCGTACACCTGATACTTTATTTTTCAAGAGGTTATAAAAATGGCAGAAATAAAATCCACTATGGAGTTAGTTATGGAACGTGCCGCCCGCATGGGCAAGGCAAGCAATGAAGAGCTCCAACAGGAAGAAATACAAAAAAACGGAATGAAGCTGGCCGCTGATTTTCTCGACGGAAAGGTCGAGAGCCTGATGACCACCCTAACCGAGCAGCCTGAAGACCATCAGGTAACCATTCGTAATGGTATGGTCGAAACCCTGCTGCGCAATATTTTCCTCCATCGCGATGAACTGGGCAAAGAGCGAACGGAAAAGGCCACTCAGGGGATCCGGGAGGTCAGTGGTGATGCTGGCGAGGTAGGAAACATCTGTGCAGAGATGCAGAATGTCCTTGGGCAGTATAATCAGCACCGGGAACAGCTTCGCCAGCAGCTGGAGGACCAGATCCGCATGCAGTACGAGCAGATGATGGCCCAACAGGCCGGTATGCAGGGTGGTGGTGCGCAGATTGAACATGCTCTGGAGGCCAAGGTCAATGAGGAGCTGGCACGAATGGAGGCAGAGCTGACAGACCAGTACAATCAGGCCTTAGAGCAGTATAAAGAGGCTCTCAGAGAACGCTTGGGTTGAGCAAGAGGAAGGAAGAGGGGGTTATTGCTTTCCTTCCTCTTCCACCAGAAAGACCTGACGTAATTTATAGAAATAGTCAAATCCCGACCAAACGGTCAGCACCAAAGCGACATAGACGACAACAAGACCTATGTGATGCAGGTAGGGAATAGGAAGAAGGCCGAGGGGGAAGATCAGGGTACCGAGGCCTATATATTGCAAGGTGGATTTGACCTTGCCCAGGCCGCTGGCGGAAACTACAATCCCGGAGGATGAGGCAAGACCGCGCAGCCCAGTGACCATCATCTCTCGGGAGACAATCACTAAAGCAACCCAGGCCGGGATGCGCCCCAACGGTATCAGCATAATGAGGGCCGTGGCCACCAGCAGTTTATCTGCCAGGGGATCCATGAGTTTCCCCAGGGTGGTCACTGCCTTAAAACGACGGGCAAGGTAGCCATCAACCCAGTCTGAGGCCGCAGCAATAACGAAGAGCAGGCAACAGAAAAAGGCTATACCGGTTTTTTGCTCAAACATGAGCAAGATCGCCAGGAGAGCAGTGAGGAGAAGACGGAAGGCGGTTATCAGATTGGGTAGGTGTTGCATGAAAATAGTAGAGCTCAGAGCTTCAGGGAAGATACCCTATGTTGCTTGCAGCGTACGTTAAAATCAGGTGAGGAGGTTCTCTTAATTTTCTGGGAACAGGGCATTCGTCCCCGTATACACGGTGAGTAACCGCGAGTTATATAAGGGTTAACGGTTTTGTTAGTTAACCGTTACCATGTCTCGAACACGAATACTGGTGGTCATGGCTACTGCGGGTTGGTACTTCGCTCGTCGGGGTTTGCTGCCTTTTTTATAGGCCTTGTACTGACGAAGAACCTTGCCCACATAGGCGATGGTCTCGGGGATACGTGGGATTTTTTTGCGCACCCGTGCTGGTCCGGCATTATAGGCAGCCAGACTGAGGCGTAGATCACCATTAAAACGTTTCAGTAACCATTTTATGTACTTGGTTCCGCCGTAGATATTATCCCGAGGATTAAAGGGGTCTTTGACCTTAAGATCTTTTGCCGTTGCTGGCATAAGTTGCATCAAGCCCTGTGCACCTTTTGACGAGACAGCTTTGCTGTTAAAGGCGGATTCTGTTTTTATAATCGCCTTAATCAGCAGGGGGTCGACCTTATGGGCCTGGGCCGCATGTCTGATATGCTTGTCAAACCGGGTGTTGTCAGTATATCTCCAACGTTTCCCACTGTGAAGTTTCAGCGCTTTTCGATTGGTGCTCTGCACCTTCGGGGTTCGAAACGATATACCCTCTTCCTGCGGTGTTGAGAGAGGAGAGAGAGAGATCGGTTCGTAGCGATCCGTGGGGACATTGGTATAATGGGCAACGCCATACTTATCTATATATCTGTAAATTTCTTCTCCAGACACCTTTCCTTGATGGACAAGGAGCAGCAAACAGGTTGCGGCAAATAAATAACGGGTTGCACAGGGGCTCATGATAAAGTATGCGGTTATTTTTGTCGTTTTTCCCAATCGGCCAAGAACTTCTCCATACCGATATCAGTCAGCGGATGCTTGGCGAGTTGGGCGATGACCTTATAGGGAATCGTGGCAATATCTGCCCCAATTAAAGCAGATTGGGCAACGTGCTGTGGGCTACGTACTGAAGCAACGATGACCTCGGTGGAGAGGGAATAGTTGGCAAAGATGGTCATGATATCGCCAATCAACTCCATTCCGTCCAAGGAGATGTCGTCAATGCGTCCAACAAAGGGGCTGACATAGGTTGCTCCTGCCTTGGCCGCAAGCAGGGCCTGGGTGGAGGAGAAAATCAGGGTTACATTGGTTTTGATATTTTCTGCTGCCAGCCGTTTTACCGCCTTCAGGCCTTCTTCGGTCATTGGCACCTTGATGACGATATTTTTATGGATTGCGGCGAGCTCGCGTCCTTCGCTCACCATACCATCAGCTTCAAGGCTGATTACTTCAGCGCTGATTGGACCGTCGACCAAGGCGCAGATATCGGCAAGGATCTCTGTAAAGGGGCGTTGCTCTTTGGAGACAAGCGACGGGTTGGTGGTGACACCGTCCACCATGCCCAGCTCAAGCCCTTTTTTGATCTTATCAATATTTGCCGTATCTATAAAAAATTTCATTCTTTTCCTCCCGGCTCGCCGGTAAATTGGTCGCAGCAGGAATCGCTGCAAAAATAATAGGTTTTTCCATTCTGACGCAAACGAATGGCCTGATGCTTAGGGAGCAGGGTATGACATACCGGGTCTTCGACCAGGATGTCCTGGACAGTTGTCTCATCCGCTTGCTTGGATTTTTTCCAGAGCTGATCTTTTGCTTCTTGCGTGATCTTCTCACGGATCAGGCTGCGCACTAATCGCCAGGCAATATAGAGGAGGAGGGCAAGGAGCAATAAGCGTTGCGGACTCATGCCGTTTCCCCTGATATTTTGGCCTGCCTGATTAACTGAATAGAATGCATATGACTATTATAATCGCGTGAACTCAAAAGTCGAATCTATTTTTTGAGACGGCTTGATGGAGGTAACCCCATTGAATACGAGAATATTTTTTTCGTGATGGGGAGAGAATAAAGAAATATCCTCTCGCCCCAAAATGGTTAATTGGTCCCAAGGGCTCAAGATATTTGCTGCTTGCACGCATGATCTTCTTGCGAATTTGCTGGTGATGAATGCTCCTTGTAGATTCTTATCCTGCATTTTGCAGGTTATTCCGGCGTGAGTTCTGTAATCCGAAAATACCTTATTTTTCCTGGAACAACAGCGTATTTTCTTGTAATAGCCTTATACCCTTTTGCCTGAAGACGGAGTGTATACTCTCCAGCTGGTAACCCGAAGAAGGCGAAGCAGGTGTTATGACAGACATCCGCACGCTCAATAAGATAGTCATAGTTATTGATATCTTCGCCAATATCTTGCTGAAGTTTTCGTAGGATCCCCTTTCCCTGGAGCGTCAGTGACTCTATTTTGACTTTTTTATCAATAGAACGGTAGAGATAATCAGGCATTCCAAGGGCTTTATCCTCTTCTTGCAATGAAGAAGTCACGCAACCGCGAATTTCTCCGTCCGCTTGGAAGGTAACACCCAGCTCCTCTGTTGCCTTGCCCTTAATAGTAATCGGGATATTCTTTTCCTGCGGTGTTCCGGCCTCCACAACCATGTTGGCCACATAGTCCCCAGTCGGAAATGGTCCGAGAAAATGAATTTTTTTCTCGTCCTGGAGAAAGGTGACGATTTCAGCTCCCTCCCTTCCCACGGGACGGAGTATGAGCCGGGGATGGGGGCTCGCTCCTTCTCCCTCATAATCATAGGCAATCTGAACATTCAGATATCCAGCAGATTGCTGGGGCGAATTGCTCTGTTGCTCGGCGAATTCGTTAAGAATGGTATTATACTGTTCCACCACTTCCTTGCTGGAGATGATACTGCTATGGTCCTCATTAAAGGCATAGTTCATTTGGGCCTCAGCTTGTGGTCTCGAGTCCAGAAGACTGGAGAGGGCGATGGTGCCGTCGTTGTTGGAGCTGAAAGGGTTTCTGGTTCCTTGATGTCCATAAAACATATAAAAGCGGACCTGTTCCGGCATTTTTTTTCTGTACAGCGAGGTGATAAAATTGCCCTCTGGCTGCATATCCCGCCAACTTGGGATGACTGCCGGAGATTGTTCCACCCCGTATTCAGCCATCTTGTCTCCACCCCAAGGGGTTGCTAAGGCGATAAAAAGTTTTACCAGGGGAAATTTTTGCCCATAATTCACCAGAAAGGATCTGGCAACTAGCCCTCCCATGCTATGGGCCGTAATATACATCTCTTTAAATTGATATTTGGCCTGTAGGTTGGAGAGTTTCCAGAGAAGAAGATAGGAGATGCTGTCAATGCGGGCCCCTGTGGGGTAGTAGAAAAACCAGGGTTGGAAGCGGGTTCTATCCATATGTTCCACAAAATACTGCCAGCCCTCTGGGGTCCCAGCTGCCCCGTGGATAAAAAGGACCGGTATTTTTTTTGGATCATACTTTTCGAGAAAGTATATATTGCCACCAAACTCTTTGAAAAATGCATAGGGCTCCCAAAAGCCCTTTGAGCCATTTTCCGGAGAAAAACGTTCGTCATCCAACTGTGCTAAGGTCCCTGCCTGCCGACTATAGAGCTTTCGCGGAGGAGGCGAAGAGATTGCTTTGCCCAAGGGAAAGACAAGAGGGGGCCCGTGTTCCGGGATCTCGATATCGATATCAAAGACAACACCAACTGCCGGGACCCGAACCTTTTGCGGACTGCCGTGCTGTCCTGCCAGCTCACCTTGCTCGTAGATCAGGTTGCTGTTCTTATCCTGAAAGGCAAAGACGTAGTACTCTCCCTGTCCGACCATGAGCTCATACTCGCCAGCCTCGTGGAGCACTGTATAGTGCGCAATCTTTTTTTCTTTGTCTGTAGAACAGGCAGCAATAATTATCGGCCCATTTTCGAGATGATCAGCACGAACACGGCCTGTAATAACGGTTGACTCCAGGCTCTTGTCCACGTCCTTGTTGAGTTGGATCAGGGTGCAGCCTGTTACAAAAAAGTAAATAAGGAGGAAGGAGAGAAAGAAATTTGTTTTTGCTCTGCAATGGGTTATGTGCAAGTATCGACGACTTCTGGGAGTTGTCGGATCAACGTTTATGTTTTGTTGTTCCTCTCCTGAGGAGGAGGGATGGGCGTTAAAAGAATAATTCATGTCGGCTTTCTCCCGTTATAAAAAAGTCGCAGGTCTCTAATGTAATGCCTCTATTATGCAAAGCAGCCATCACGATTTTTTTATTATAGGGATGGACTTGCTCATGGTTGATGTATTGGTCAATATTTATCCAGCGGGCTTCGATGATTTCCTGGATATCACCGATCCTGATTGTTGTTGATAAGGGCCTGGCCTTGCAGACCAGATAGATATTAGATTCATTAAACTGACAGGGCGAGAAATACCCCATGGAAACGATGGAGTCCATCTGCACGGTTATTCCGGTCTCCTCGGCAACCTCCCGTGCAACAGCTTGGGAAATATTTTCCTCATTGTCTATGTAGCCGCCTGGAAGTTTATATGATTTGTAGATTCTATCTTTTACCACAAGCATATTATCGCCCTCGCGGACAAAGACGCCCACGCCGATGGTATGATTTGTGGGGGTGGGAATAAGAGGGTCCGAGATGACCTTTTTAACGAGGACGAGCTTTGTTTCGCTACAATCGTAAAATGTAAAATTCTGCTGTGTTAGGCAAGGGATATATTCTGATTTTTCGATGGGCAAGGTCATCCAGATCAGTTTTTTATTTGGATGGTCAGCAATGATTTGGGCCAGTTTTTTCTCGAATGCTGCAGGAGGGAGCTTGAAGGCGGCATCATCCAGGATTATGCCGCCATATTTGTCTTCCCTGTATGCAATCGCTGTGTGATCAATAAAAGGGTTCATGCTTTCCTGGCAATCACTGCAAATTCGCTGGATTTCTGATCATAAGGGCTGCCTGCAACGTCGGAATACAGCCCTTTGATGGAGAAGCCAGCCGCAACAAACTCGTTTTCAAGGTCTTCAGGGGTAAAATGCTGAAACCAGTTGTAGACCTCTCTGGTGCGTTCAGGCTCAATGATTGTGTACTTATCAAGGATGACTTTCTCTTCATCGTATTTGAAGGTATTCACAAAACCGTAATACTTGTTCGGTGACCAAAATCCGTTGAGTTGGTTCAGCTCATAGGTCGCGCTCTCTTCCCGTTGTTCGAACGCTGAGAGAGAGTTCACATCAAGCAGGACCGAGCCTCCCGGTTTGAGCATATTATGAAATTTGCTGAGAAGCACCTTGCGTTGGGTTGGGCTGAGGACGCAGAAATCACACATAATCATCACAACAAGATCGAACTGCTCTTCCGCCTCAAATTCCAGGTAGTTCTGATTCAGATAGTTGATATTCAACTGTTCGCGGACTGCAACCTCTTTTGCATAGTCGATGGATCTCTTGGAGAAATCGATACCGGTCACTTGTGCGCCGTGCTTCGCCAAAGCTGTGGCATAGAGTCCCGGACCACAGCCGAAATCAGCGATCTTGGTGTTACTGCCGATCTTGAACTGCGCTGCGATCCATTCCACTGATCGCTTGATGAACTCCGCGTTTCGCGAAGAAACATCGATGTCCCCATTAAGATGGTATGAAAGCATCTGCTTTGACGTATACTCATCTGTCCACAGATCACTTGCCGTGTAATACTGGAACGGTTCAGGGCGTTGGTTGATTTTCTCTAGTTCTTCAAACATGGTATTTCCTCGTTATTCCGCAGAACGCCGGGTTCAGCGGTGTTTAGTTGTCAACTGTACCGTTTTTCGGGCCGGTTGCTGTAAATCCTTCGTGAAAGATGACATTGCCCTGCGGTATGTTCCCGTCAAAGGAAAGAGCAAAGAACACTTCCTGCGGAACGCCCTCAAGAGCGAGATCGTCAACATTCTTAAACCCGAATTGTCGGTAGTATTCCGGGTGCCCGACCAAGCAGCAGCCTTTCGCGTGAAGTGCTCGCAAGCGTGACAGCCCTTCCTGGATGAGTGCCTTGCCGATCCCTTGGCGTTGAAAGTCCGGGAGCACGGAAACCGGGCCGAGTCCGTACCAGTCTGTGGTATCGTCCGATATGGTTACCGGAGAAAAGGCAATATGGCCTACAACACGGTCGTCTACCTCCGCAACCAATGAGATTGTCAGGGCATTGGCAGTTCGTAATGCCTCAATGATGAATTGTTCAGTGTGGTTGCTGATCTCCAGCGTCTCGAACGCTGCTTGCGTCACATCGGAGATGACTCTGTGGTCAGTCTTTTTTTCGTTTCTGATCAGGACGTTTGGTGATTTCATGAAAGAATCCTTTATTTTCTATAGCGTGGCTAACATAGAGCTAACCAGCCTGGGTATAGCCGTTGCATATGCCGCGAAATACCGACATTGGCAAAAAACACGAATGGTGGACGGTCCGATTTAGTAACTGGTTATACATTT is from Candidatus Electrothrix sp. GW3-4 and encodes:
- a CDS encoding YHS domain-containing protein: MSPQRLLLLALLLYIAWRLVRSLIREKITQEAKDQLWKKSKQADETTVQDILVEDPVCHTLLPKHQAIRLRQNGKTYYFCSDSCCDQFTGEPGGKE
- a CDS encoding class I SAM-dependent methyltransferase, with product MFEELEKINQRPEPFQYYTASDLWTDEYTSKQMLSYHLNGDIDVSSRNAEFIKRSVEWIAAQFKIGSNTKIADFGCGPGLYATALAKHGAQVTGIDFSKRSIDYAKEVAVREQLNINYLNQNYLEFEAEEQFDLVVMIMCDFCVLSPTQRKVLLSKFHNMLKPGGSVLLDVNSLSAFEQREESATYELNQLNGFWSPNKYYGFVNTFKYDEEKVILDKYTIIEPERTREVYNWFQHFTPEDLENEFVAAGFSIKGLYSDVAGSPYDQKSSEFAVIARKA
- a CDS encoding alpha/beta hydrolase, translated to MNYSFNAHPSSSGEEQQNINVDPTTPRSRRYLHITHCRAKTNFFLSFLLIYFFVTGCTLIQLNKDVDKSLESTVITGRVRADHLENGPIIIAACSTDKEKKIAHYTVLHEAGEYELMVGQGEYYVFAFQDKNSNLIYEQGELAGQHGSPQKVRVPAVGVVFDIDIEIPEHGPPLVFPLGKAISSPPPRKLYSRQAGTLAQLDDERFSPENGSKGFWEPYAFFKEFGGNIYFLEKYDPKKIPVLFIHGAAGTPEGWQYFVEHMDRTRFQPWFFYYPTGARIDSISYLLLWKLSNLQAKYQFKEMYITAHSMGGLVARSFLVNYGQKFPLVKLFIALATPWGGDKMAEYGVEQSPAVIPSWRDMQPEGNFITSLYRKKMPEQVRFYMFYGHQGTRNPFSSNNDGTIALSSLLDSRPQAEAQMNYAFNEDHSSIISSKEVVEQYNTILNEFAEQQSNSPQQSAGYLNVQIAYDYEGEGASPHPRLILRPVGREGAEIVTFLQDEKKIHFLGPFPTGDYVANMVVEAGTPQEKNIPITIKGKATEELGVTFQADGEIRGCVTSSLQEEDKALGMPDYLYRSIDKKVKIESLTLQGKGILRKLQQDIGEDINNYDYLIERADVCHNTCFAFFGLPAGEYTLRLQAKGYKAITRKYAVVPGKIRYFRITELTPE
- a CDS encoding N-acetyltransferase; its protein translation is MKSPNVLIRNEKKTDHRVISDVTQAAFETLEISNHTEQFIIEALRTANALTISLVAEVDDRVVGHIAFSPVTISDDTTDWYGLGPVSVLPDFQRQGIGKALIQEGLSRLRALHAKGCCLVGHPEYYRQFGFKNVDDLALEGVPQEVFFALSFDGNIPQGNVIFHEGFTATGPKNGTVDN
- a CDS encoding NUDIX domain-containing protein encodes the protein MNPFIDHTAIAYREDKYGGIILDDAAFKLPPAAFEKKLAQIIADHPNKKLIWMTLPIEKSEYIPCLTQQNFTFYDCSETKLVLVKKVISDPLIPTPTNHTIGVGVFVREGDNMLVVKDRIYKSYKLPGGYIDNEENISQAVAREVAEETGITVQMDSIVSMGYFSPCQFNESNIYLVCKARPLSTTIRIGDIQEIIEARWINIDQYINHEQVHPYNKKIVMAALHNRGITLETCDFFITGESRHELFF